One Spinacia oleracea cultivar Varoflay chromosome 4, BTI_SOV_V1, whole genome shotgun sequence DNA segment encodes these proteins:
- the LOC130471476 gene encoding uncharacterized protein, protein MVDSPDFPPPALPNHRKKRLVFLGHISFTWKFDNDVTYRGRDNVMMFAWGTHKIAMAPVLHFVKSPGGKKSSFLIMTYNDKELDDVVKESDYFFPVVIKGLFSASKEETPIPGVVLEILEDYKELIADELPNDLPPMRDIQHQIDLIPGLSLPNLPHYRMIPEENKILREHIEDLLKKGFIR, encoded by the exons ATGGTGGATTCGCCGGACTTCCCACCACCTGCACTACCCAATCACCGGAAGAAGAGGCTTGTATTTCTGG gacatatttccttcacttggaAGTTTGATAATGATGTTACCTACCGGGGTCGGGATAATGTAATGATGTTTGCTTGGGGTACACATAAAATTGCTATGGCACCTGTTTTGCATTTTGTAAAGAGTCCAGGGGGAAAGAAGTCTAGTTTCTTGATAATGACGTATAATGATAAGGAACTTGATGATGTCGTCAAGGAATCTGATTATTTTTTTCCAGTAGTGATTAAGGGCTTGTTCAGTGCGAGTAAGGAAGAAACACCCATTCCTGGAGTAGTGCTGGAAATCTTAGAGGATTACAAAGAATTGATTGCTGATGAGCTCCCTAATGACTTGCCTCCTATGCGAGACATTCAACACCAGATCGACCTGATTCCAGGTTTGAGCTTACCCAACCTTCCCCATTATCGAATGATCCCTGAGGAGAATAAAATTTTAAGGGAACATATTGAAGATTTGTTGAAGAAAGGGTTCATCCGTTAG